The Candidatus Sulfotelmatobacter sp. genomic interval GACGACTTTGCCGTGCAGCGTCTGCTCGTCGATCCGTCCCTCGCCGGTGAAGCACCAGTCGGCGCCGCGCAGCGCGCCGGTGAGCCCGCGCACCTGCGCCACCAGCGCGACGCCGGACTCCAGCCGCGCGCCGCAGGCGCTGGCCAGACCCCAACCCAGGCCCCCAGCCGCACCGGCGCCCGCCAGATTCCGCACGTCGTGCCCGGTCGCGGCGGTCATCGCGTCGGCGAGCCGTGCCAGCACGCCGTCGAGGAACGCCACGTCGGCGGGCGTCGCGCCCTTCTGCGGACCGTAGATCGCCGCGGCGCCGTGCGGACCCAGCAGCGGGTTGTCGACGTCGCACGCGATCGCGAGGTCGACGCCCGCCAGCCGTGGGTCGAGCCCGCCGAGGTCGACGCGTGCCACCCCGGCGAGCGCCGCCGGCGTCGCGTCGAGCTCGGCGCCGGCGGCGTCGAAGTAGCGCACGCCGAGCGCGGCCAGCGCGCCGGCCCCGCCGTCGGTGGTGGCGCTGCCGCCGATGCCCAGCACGATCGTGCGCGCGCCGCCGTCGAGCGCGTCACGCACCAGCTCGCCCGTCCCGCGGGTCGACGCGCGCCGCGCGTCGCGCTTGCGCCGGCGCAGCAAGACCAAACCGGAGGCGGCCGCCATCTCGAGCACCGCCGTGGCGCCTTCGCGCGCATAGGTCGCCTCGACGGCGTCGCCCAGCGGACCGTGGACGCGCACGCGGCGCGCGCTCGCGCCGCCCGCGAGGAACGCGGCGACGGTGCCGTCGCCGCCGTCGGCCATCGGCACCAGCACGCACTCCGCGTCCGGCGCGACGTCGCGCACGCCGGCTGCCAGCGCGGCGGCGACTCCGGCGGCGTCGAGGCTCCCTTTGAACTTGTCGGGA includes:
- a CDS encoding glycerate kinase; its protein translation is MRIVVAPDKFKGSLDAAGVAAALAAGVRDVAPDAECVLVPMADGGDGTVAAFLAGGASARRVRVHGPLGDAVEATYAREGATAVLEMAAASGLVLLRRRKRDARRASTRGTGELVRDALDGGARTIVLGIGGSATTDGGAGALAALGVRYFDAAGAELDATPAALAGVARVDLGGLDPRLAGVDLAIACDVDNPLLGPHGAAAIYGPQKGATPADVAFLDGVLARLADAMTAATGHDVRNLAGAGAAGGLGWGLASACGARLESGVALVAQVRGLTGALRGADWCFTGEGRIDEQTLHGKVVDGVAGVARAAGVPIIAFGGSVDLGAEAALRARGVRCVPIVPGPVTLARAMRDAAPNLRAAAARTVALLYGG